The following DNA comes from Ardenticatenales bacterium.
CTACGTGATCACGCGCGCCGATGAAATGGCGGTGGTGGGGCGGCAGGATCAGGAAGAGTTCAACAACTGGATTGCGCTGAAGATGCAGCAATTGGGTATTGAGGCGGAGGTGTCGGGGAAACTGGGAGGCAAGGGGTTTGGGCGTGCCGGCAAAACGCGGCACGAACTGCGTTGAAAAGGCGGAAGGATGAAGGATGATGGATGAAGCGTTTGTTGACGTGGAGATAGGGCGCGTGCTGCGCGCCAGCACGGCGGGCTTTGCCGTCGGCTGCCGCGTGGCCCAACTGGAAACGCCCGCCTTTGGCGGTTTGGTGAAGGCGCAGCCCCTGGACGACCGGGAAGCCATCTACGGCCTCATTTACGACATGCACATTGATGATGACCCGCTGGTGCGGCGGTTGGTGATGGCCGACACGCCCCGCCCGGAGGCGATCAGCGACCAGCGGCGCAACCGGCTGCTGCCGATTGAGATGAGTATCCTCGTCGTTGGCTACCAGCTTAACGGTGACCTGTACCACGGTCTCCCGCCCCGCCCGCCGCTGAATCTGGACCCGGTGTACATGGTGCTGGACGCGGACGAGGTGCGCCGTTTTAGCGAACGGTTGGGATACTTGCGCCTGGTTTTGCGAAATGCCGGCACAGGCATTCCCATCGATCAGCTTCTCGTCGCCCACATCCTGGACATCTACCGCCGCCGTGGCGATGACGCCGCTTGGGCGCTACAAGTGACGCAGGAACTGATCGAACTGCTGCGCAGCAATTACGACGTTCTTATTCCCACCCTGGAAGCCCTCAGCGAGGCGATGCCGGCATTGGCGTAGCGTTTCGCGCCTCACATAAATAGTCGTCCGAAAATAACGACACGTTTTCATCGGACGACTGCTGACAAGCTATCATGCACAGCCGCTGTCCGCACATTTCCGCTAATGTAATGGCGGACAGCCACTCATCATGGATTGACATTATGGATGATGCCATTGGTTACATCATTGGCGGCGGCCTCAAAGAAGGGCTGCGGATTCGCCTGGAAGTGCCGGCAGACACCGTGCAGGAAGGCAGTTTCCTCGTCTGCGACAGCGGGCGCTGGCGCTACTTCGGCCTCGTCACCGACCTGCAACTCGGCGCCACCGACCCCCGCTTTGCCGACGAACAAACCGACCGCCTGCAACCCGCCATTCGCCAGGCCCTCCTCGGCAAAACCCTCTACACCACCCTCACCATGTACCCCACCCTCATGCTGGATCGCGGCCCGGAGTACGGCGATGAAGGATACCGCGAATATCAGCAGAAGCTGGAGCGCGGCGAAATCGGCCCGCAGCCCGTGAAAACCGTGCCCGCCCACCACGCCGCCGCGCGCCTGGCGGACGCCGGCGACGTGGCCGACATCTTCGGCGGCGATTTCGTCATCGGCCACACCATCGAACAAGGCCATCCCGTCTCCCTGGACCTGAAACGCTTCGTGAAACGCTCCAGCGGCATCTTTGGGGCCACCGGCACGGGCAAGAGCTTCCTCACGCGCATGGCGCTGGCCGGCCTGATGAACCTGGACGTGGCCGCCGCGCTCGTCTTCGACATGCACAACGAGTACGCCTACGACGACATCGACGCCGACAAAGAGAGCCGCGTCCTCGGCCTCAAATCCCTCTTTGGCGAAAAAGTGCAGGTGGCCGCCCTGGGGCGCGGCGCGCAGGTGCGCGGCAATGCCCCCGATTTCACCCTGGAATTAAGTCTGGATGAGTTCCAGACCAACGACATCAACCTGCTCGGCGAAGCCCTCAACCTCACCGACAGCGCCGCCGTCACCCTGAACGCGCTGGAGCGGGATTTTGGCGCAAAATGGTTCAGCCGCTTCATGAAATTGGAGCCGGGCGCGGTGGAAACGGACCCCGAAAGCGGCAAAACCGTGCCCGCGCCCAACTCCGTGGCCTTTTGGGCGCGGCTGAACAATGTCCACGAGAAGGCCGCCGAGGCGCTACACCGCAAGCTCGCCCTGATCAATGACCGGGATTATGTCTGCGAGAAGCCGGCCAGCGACGCCGTCAGCGCCATCGTAGACAAGCTGGAACATGGCCGCCACGTCATCCTCAGCTTTGGCAAATACGACACCGACCTGGATTATCTGCTGGTTTCCAACATCCTCACCCGCCGCATCCGCGCCCACTGGGTGGGGCGCACCGAGCGGCACAAATCCTTTGGCGAACCGGCGCCGCGCCCCCTGCTCATTGCCATCGAAGAAGCGCACAAGCTGCTCAATCCACAGCTTGCCGGCCAGACCGCTTTCGGCATCATCGCCCGCGAACTGCGCAAATACTTTGTGACGCTGCTGGTGGTGGACCAGCGGCCATCGGGCATTGACGATGAGATTATGTCGCAATTGGGCACGCGCATCACCGGCTGGTTGGGGGACGACGACGACATCCGCGCCGTCCTCACGGGGTTGGCCGGGCGCGACCAACTGCGCGGTATGTTGGCCCGCCTGCGCGAAAAGGAGGAGGTGCTGCTGTTGGGTTGGGGCGTCAAAATGCCGATCCCGGTGCGCTCCCGCCGCTACGACCAGCAGTTCTGGGACGAAATGCGTGGCCGACAGCCTGCCCGCCCGCGCACGATTGATGAGATTAATGATGATTTGTTTGGGTGATGGGGAAATGCCGGCATTCACCATCCCCCTTCCCCGAGAATGATCTTCCCGGAAGCTTAGTCCCAGATGATGCCCCTGGGGAGCAGCTTCCGGGAAGATGTTGTCATGTACGGTAGTGCGCGCGGCGCGTGGGGGCTTCCCTGAGAATGATCTTCCCGGAAGCTTAGTCCCAGATGATGCCCCTGGGGAACAGCTTCCGGGAAGATGTTGTCATGTACGGTAGTGCGCGCGGCGCGCGCCGTCTTCTCCGCCCATCAAAACGCACCCAGGATGGAAAACAAGAGGACGTGGAGATGAAAAACAATCCATTACCGCGATTGGACACCCATGAAAACCTCAGAGATGCGTTGTTGCCCTATTGCCGCTTGAATCCTGGCGAAATCTGGACGGACTCCATTAGCGGGCATAAAGCTGGCTGCCTGGACGCCGCGAATCAAACCGACATCGAACGCTTACTGGCTGGCGAACACGCACATTTGGCCGTTCATGACCCGCCATACAATCTGGTCGCCTTTCAAGAAAGAAGCGTTTTCGAATTCATAAACTGGTGCCGGCAATGGGTCGAAAACACCTGGACATGGTTGGACGAAAACAGCGCCCTATACATCTGGCTCGGGGCCGATCAGAACAACCATTTTCAACCATTGCCCGATTTCATGATCATGATGCGGGATTTTGACTTCGTGCCCCGCAGTTTTATTACCATGCGAAACCAGAGAGGGTATGGCACGCAAAAAAACTGGATGGCTGTGCGTCAGGAACTCCTTTACTACGTCAAAGGCGCGCCCCACTTTGAGGTTCAATACACGGACATCCCTAAGATTCTGCGGGGTTACTACAAAACGGTAAATGGCCGGAAAACAGAGAACGTAGAACGGGGCAAATCGGCTAACATTCGTGCCGGCAATGTCTGGGTAGACATTCAACAAGTTTTCTATCGCCTGGAAGAAAACGTTTCTGGCTGCTACGCACAAAAACCGCTCAAATCCATTGCGCGCATCATAAACGCCAGTTCCCGGCCCGGCGACCTGGTCATTGATTTTTTCGCCCATTCGGGCACGACCTTGTTAGCATCCGAAATCCAAAAACGTCGCTGTTTCACCGTTGATAATGACCCCATTTATTGTGAAATCAGCATCCGCCGCCTGGAGCGATTCCGACAAAACGGCAAACTCGGCTGGCAAAACGGCCATCCGTTTGAAGCGGAATTCGCGCCAGGCAATGACCTCAAACCAACGTCCGGTAAGGGGCAGGAAACTGAAAACCGGCCTGTCCAGGCCAGATTACTTTAAGCAACCGTCCGAAAGTAACTTCACACTTTTCGAAGGTGGTTACTTTGGAGACAGTTACTCGCAAGCTGCCCGCACAGTTCCGCTAACAGCATTGCGGACGACCACTGAGACGGCATTATGGAAAAACTCAAATCTGACAGCGACGACCCGTTATATGTAAAAGCGTTGACAACGACCGCAAACAAACGATTTGACATGAACTTCCGGGTTTTTGGCCTTTTTCAGTAGAGTCAAATGTGGCGGCCAACTCGTGAACGAACATACAAAAGCGGTTTTGCAGGCGTTTTTTGTCACGCTGCTGTGGGCGATGTCCTGGGTGCTGATCAAGGTCGGCTTGCAAGATATGCCGGCACTGACGTTTGCCGGACTGCGCTACTTTCTCGCTTTCCTCTGCCTGCTGCCGCTGGCGGCGCGGCGTGGTGAGCTAACGGCGCCGCGGACGTTGCCGCGCGCGACCTGGGGGCAGTTGCTGTTATTGGGATTCGTCTATTACACGGTGACGCAAGGGGCGCAGTTTGTGGCGCTGTCGCTGTTGCCGGCAATCCCCACCTCCCTCGTCCTCAGCTTCACCCCCATTGTCGTCGCCCTGCTCGCCGGGCTGTTGCTGCGCGAACGCACCACGCTCTGGCAGTGGTTGGGTATTGCCATCACCGTGGCCGGCGCGCTGCTGTACTTCTGGCCTGTGAACATCCCCGCGGGTCAGGTCGTGGGGCTGATCATCATTTTCGTGGGCATGTTCGCCAACGTCATTTCCGCCCTCATGGGGCGCGCGCTGAACCGCGCCCGCCTGCTGCCGCCGTTGAGCATCACGTTGGTGAGCATGGGGTTTGGGGCGACGTTGTTGCTGGTGGCGGGTGTTTGGGTGCAGGGAATGCCGGCATTCACCTGGCGCGGCTGGTTAATCATCATCTGGCTGGCCGTTATCCACACCGCCTTCGCCTTCACCCTCTGGAACCACACCTTGCGCACCCTGCCCGCCGTGGAATCCAGCATCATCAACAACACCCTCGTCATTCAGATTCCCGCGCTGGCCGTCATCTTCCTCGGCGAAACGATGAACGCGCGCCAGGTCGGCGGCCTCCTCGCCGTCGTCGTGGGCACGCTCATCGTCCAGCTTCGCCGCCACCCCCAGGCAACGCGCTCCTGACGAACGGAAATTGAATAAGACAACGAAGTTGTTTCCTTACCGTTTCTGCAAACTGACGATGCGATTCCGTGCTTTATTTCATCATCAGTTCTTCGTGGCACGATGACGTGATGGAGCCGCGTGGTGGATGCGGCCATCATCGCGCCAGAAACGCCTGCGCTTGCGCGGTGTAGCCGCCATCAACAGTAAGCAGGCCGTCCGTCCACGGATCGGGGACAATGGCGTAGTAGAAGTGGGCGAGGACGTAGGGCGTGGCGTCCAGGGCGGCCAGCCAGGCGGCGGTGGTTTCGGCGGCGTTGCCCCAGGATTGGCGCACGGTCCATTCGCTGACGAAAATCGGCAGGCCCGTGGCTTCGTGGAAGGTGCGCGCGAGTTCGGGGCAGGTGGGTGTGGCGGTGTAGCAGTGGACGCCGGTGGCGTCGGGGGGGGTGTCGATGAGTTGGAGGAAGGCGAGGGTGTAGTCGAGGCAGTGGGGCATGTGGCGGTAGCGTGCCGGCATTTTTGCTACAGACTCCGCCGATGGACATGCGGGATGGGGAGCGACCAATTTGGCGTTGGGGAATGCGGCGCGAATCCACTCGTAGACCTGAGCCAACTCCGCCGGTGTCAGGTCGCACTGAGGATAAGGCAAATCACATTCGTTGCCAACGAACAGCCAACCGCTGAAGCTTGATGGCAATGTCTGTTGTAAGTAGGAGCGCCAGTCAGGAAAATAAATCGCTCCGTGGCGTACTTCCAGGCCATGGAAGAACTTGTACTGACCGGGTTGGTTGTAATTGTAGGTTGTCCACGTGTGCCAACAGTTAAAGCCCAGCGCCACCGCCGTATCGAAAATGCCGGGCTGATTGACATAAGAGAGGGCCAGGCATTGTTTAGGCACGGAGGTGGACTGGAATGGCAGGTAAACGGTGGTAGGACCGTTGGCGTAGGCAGCTGGTGGGGGGGCCGCCGTCAGACAAAGGAAGAGAAGAAGGAAGGCGACCATGACGGCGCCGGGGCCACGTACCGGGAAGGCGGGGCGAGTCAGCCGATTTGATTGTTGGCGCATAAGGACTCCACGCAAAGCTCCGAGTTGAACGGCGAGCACGCGCTATCAGCAGTATAGCCGGGGCGGGGTAGCGCGAACGCTCAGTTGCATGGCAGAATAATTTGCGGCGTGGCGACGCGCGTCTGGGAGGCGGGTGCCGGCAAACGCGCGTCGCACGGAGGAGGTGGAAAATCCTAACCGAAGGTGGCGTGGACGGCGTTGAGCATGTAACCGCGCCCGCGCACGGTGCGGATGATGGTGGGGTTTTGTGGATCAAGCTCGATTTTGCGCCGTAGGCGGAAGATGTAGGGGCGGATGACGCTCTGCGCCTGGATTTCATCTACATCCTGGTAGCCGAGGGAGTGTCGCACTAATTGCCGGCACGACAAAACATGATCCGCCGCATTTATCAGAGCCGTTAGCACCGCTGCTTCCCCTTCCGTCAACTCCACGGAATGGTCTGGGCGAGAGGCAACAATTGCAATCCGCGTCTGGGTATTCAGGTGAATGGGTAACGTATCCGGGTTCTTGTGCGCGGAGGCAAACAGAGCGGGGGGTGACGATAGCTCCTGGCCCATTTGCCGCATGGTATCTATCGTATGCGAGACAACCTGGAAGAGGTGCGTCTGCTGCGCCTGCCGCGCCCTCTTCTGCAATGCTTCCTGAATGCCCTGGGTCAACTCCGCCATGCTCACCGGTTTAATAAAATAATTGATAATGGGGTCCAGGCGAATAGCGGCGATGGCGCTCTCGACTGTCGGATTGGCCGTAAGAATGACGATTGCCATGTCCGGCTGGGTTTGTGCCGCCCGCTCCGCGATCTGCAATCCATCCATGCCCGGCAGGCGCATATCCAGCAGCATCAGGTCTACCCGTTCTTGCTTCAAGTAGGCCAGTGCTTCGGGTCCGGAACCTACCTCGGCAACGGCGTATCCCTGCAGCGTAAGGGCGCGACAGAGTGACCGGCGAATATGTTCGTCGTCATCGACGAGGAGGATGGTATGATGGTTTTTATCCGTGTTGTTTTGGGTTGATTCACTCATGGCTTTTTTTCCGTATGAAAATTGGCAACAGCGTCAGGAAGTATTCCCTGCCGGCACGTTGTCGATAGTCCGTCAGATTAGTAACCGTCCGAAAATAACTTCACACGTCTTGCGGACGGTTAATGCCAAGCTATCATGGATAGCCGCTATCACGGATAGCCGCTATCACGGATAGCCGCTATCACGGATAGCCGCTATCACGGATAGCCGCTATCACGGATAGCCGCTATCACGGATAGCCGCTATCACGGATAGCCGCTATCATGGATAGCCGCTATCATGGATAGCCGCTATCATGGATAGCCACTGCCCGCCCATTTCCGCTAACTTAATGGCGGACAGCCACTTAACATGTCTTTTGATGGCCGTGCTGCTCTCCAATCAGCAATGGCCTAATGGGAAGTTGCTTCTGGACCACATGTTATAGGTGCAATGCGCTCACCGGTCATGCTTGCTTCCTTGACGTGCGTGGAAGCACATTCCCCTTGAACTGTGACAGGCATTTGCACTTGTTGCTTTGATCTGGCGTACTGCTTGCTCTAGACCAGCGTCCGGCTTCCTAAAACGACCGCGCAACCGGACGATCCCCTTCGATTAACCGTCAGTCGCCCTTCTGTATGGACGCACATCTGGACCGAAACGGGGAGCACGTTGGGCTTGAAGATAGTGGGTGAAGATTGACTACCAGGTGTGTTTGGGTTTCGTTGTGGCCGGCAACATTGGTTCAACTCTGGAAATGGACGCAGTTCCCAGGAACCCTGGTTTTCCTGCTCGATAACCCAAAACCGTAAGATTGTCACCCATTTCCGATCTGAAAATGGATAAGCCCCTATGAGCGCTCTGACTCGAATTTTACTTTACCGAAAAACGACGTGAATGGTATTGCAATATCATTGCAAAATAATTTGCACCTATTCAACATCAGGCGTAGCTGGACCAAGAAACCTTCCCGGAAGCTCAATTTCAGACCCAAAGCGTGTAGTGAATTCTGGTTATTTGGGGGGAAGGCAGCCTGAGTTTGTCGAAGGTCATTGGTTTCGACAGACGCAACCAACGTACCCCCCCTTTATTGAGAGGATACGAAAAGATCTTCCAGAAAGATGTGAATGCACTCTTTATGTCAATCTCTCGTTGTCGTATTCGCATCAAAACAGTTTCCGGGAAGCGTTGGCGAATAGTTACAATAATTCCATCATCAATTTGCGCGAAAGATTCTATGTGGCGGCGGGTAAGTCCAGGGTCGCCAGCACGCCTGCGCTATCCGGCAGATTGCGTATTGAGAGTTCGCCATTGTGCTGCTGGACAAAATTGTGACTGATCCAGAGACCCAACCCGCTGCCATCCGGCTTGGTCGTGAAAAATGGCTCGAATATGCGTGGCAGCACATCCTCGGGTATGGGCGGCCCTGGGTTTTGAAACGTGATACGTATGCCGGCATCGGGTTCCTCACTTTGACGAGCCAGCGTTATTTGCAGTGTGCCCCCGGCAGGCATGGCTTCCATGGCGTTGAGTATCAGATTGAGGAAGACACGTTGCAGCATGTCGGAGACGCCGTAGACCGGTGGTACAGGCTCTTGCCGCACCCGGACGGTCACGTTGTGGCTCTGCAGTTCCGGCGCGGTGAGCTGTAGTACTATTTCCAGTAGGGCGGCGAGATCGATCAGACGGCGGTTATTCGTTTGGGCGCGCGCGAAGCCGAGGACGTTCTGGCTGACGGTTCCCAGGTGGCGTACCTGGTGTTGTACAACTTGCAGGAATTCGCGGGCTTCATCGCTTTGCAGCGGGTAATTCAGGACAAGTTCCAGGTAGGTGCTGATGGATTGCAAGGGATTACTGATTTCGTGGGCCAGGCTGGCGGCAAGCTGTCCCAGAGCGGCCAGTCGTTCGGCGCGAACGAGTCGGGTTTCGGCCTGTTTGCGTTCGGTTACATCGCGGATGAGCATCATGCCGGCAAAAATCTCCCCCTCCTCATCGCGCACCGGCACCGTTTGCCCGGCATAAGCGCGGCCATCGGTGGCCCACTCAAAGGTGACGGATTCCTCCGCCCATGTCTTGTCTAGTTCCGGCGCAATCACTTCGTACATCCACGGAGAGACGACGTCGCGCAGGCGTTTGCCCATGTATTCCTTCTCCTGGTCCGCAAACGTTCGCAGACCCTCCCCCTCTGCCAGCAAACAGATGTGATTCTTGTCAAAAAGAAAAATGGTCGTTTGGGGAATGTTGGCCGCCAGTGCGCGATACAGTCCGTCCTTGCGGCGGAGTTCCTGTTCCGCCGCGTGGGTATCCGTCACATCCAGCCCTGTGCCGATCACGTACTCCACCTGTCCGGCGCTGTCTAGCAGGGCGGTGTTCGACCAGGAAATCAGTCGCAGCGTGTTCTCGTGGGTGCGCCATTGATTGACGAACTGGTTGGGAAAGAGGCGCGGATGCAGACGGGTGAAGATGCCTTGTACAAAGGGGATGTCTGCCGGCATAATGAGATGCTCCCAGATATATTTTCCGCGCAGTTCTTCTTGCGTGTAGCCGGATGCTATCTCGGAGGCGTGGTTCATCTGCACGATCCGCCCTTCTCGGTCCAGCACCAACACCAGGCTTTGCACGGTGTGCAGCACGGCGGACAGGAACCGGTTTTCTGCTTCCAGGTCGCTGGTGCCCCACTGCCGCTCAAAGGCATAGGCGATAACTTCGGCCAGACCGATCTGGGCCAGGGTGTTTTTGAGAAGACAGTCTTTGGCCCCCAGGCGCAGGAGATAGGTTCCCAGGTGGCTGTTGGCTTCATCGGCGAGGAGAACAATAGGAAGGGTGGGCGCTGCTTCTTGTAGACGGATGAAATTGGAAATGCCGGCACTATCCGTCAACACCAGATCCGCCACCACCACTTCTACATCCTCATGCGTTACACAAACAAGCGCCTCCGCCAGCGACGTCGCCCTCCGCCAGCGAAACGAGAAACGCTCATTCCACGCCAACAATGCCGCTGCCTCCGTGGCTAACGCATCGTCGGATATGACCAACAATACTTGCAAGCTATTCTGTGTGTGCATCGTGGCTTTCCCGTGGCGATTATTTGCTTTTGGCCGCCTATGCTTACAAGATACGCCAGAATGGCGACGAGCGCAACCCCCACATTGTACTGTGCGCGGCGTTTGCGTTCGTGGAGCGCCTGCCGGCAACATATACAGCACACTCCCTGCTTACCATCGTCCTTGGTGGTACAATTACGGTGGATTGAGTAACATTCATGCAAGCGTACAGGTGCGACGCACTTACCTCGTCTGTTGCACATCAGAGTACCGTGCTTTTCATCTATGGTGACGCGCCTGGTTGAGGCGGCGTCCTGACTTTTTTGATACAGCTATGACCACAGCAAATCAACGGATTTTACTGGTTGACGATCATGAGGTGGTGCGGTTAGGCTTAAAAAGCCTGATTGAGCGCCATACGGGCTTCACCGTCGTAGCGGAGGCTTCCGCCGCGGACGAGGCGGTAGAGAAGGCGCTACAATACAAGCCAGACATGGTCTTGATGGATATTCGCATCATCGGCGGCAATGGCATTGAGGCTTGCCAGGCCATCACCGCCAGTTTGCCCAACACCAAAGTGATTATGCTCACCTCCTACGCGGAAGATGAGATGCTGTTTGCGGCCATTCGCGCCGGGGCCAGCGGCTACGTGTTAAAGCAGGTGGGCAGCAACGCCTTGATACACGCCATAGAGTCGGTGGCTCGCGGCGAGGCCGCGCTTGACCCGTCGCTGACGCAGCGCGTGTTCACGGAAATTCGCCAGGCAATCCAGAATGAAGAAAAAGCCGCTTTCGCCGACCTGACCCCGCAGGAGATGCGTATGTTGGCCCTAATTGCCGAGGGGCACACGAACAGGGGCATTGCCGAGGCGTTGTTCCTGAGTGAAGGCACGGTGCGCAACTACGTCAGCAGCATCTTCTCCAAACTTGGTGTTTCTAATCGCGCGGAAGCGGCTGCCTATGCCGTGCAACATCACCTGAGCGATTACTTATGATATGGGTGATGTAGCCAATCTTGATATGCTTGAGCTTCACGAACAATATGCCTGACACGGAAATGGTCTCCCCGTCGGCGCTGCAAGCGCTGCATGAAGCGGCGCTGGCGATTGCCGCCAATACGTTTTCTTTGCCTGATGTGTTGAACCAGATAGTGGCTTCGGCGCGCCAGCTTGGTGGGGCGCGTTACGCGGCGCTGGGCATTCCGGGGAAGAGCGGAGAGATGGCGACTTTTGTGTATGCGGGAATGCCGGCAGAAGACGCCGCCCACATCCCCCACTTCCCCCTCGGAGAAGGCCTGCTGGGCGCGCTGCTGCGAGAACCGACCGCCATTCGCACGTCGCGCATCAGCGACGACCCCCGTTCCGCCGGATTCCCCACCGGGCATCCGCGCATGGAAAACTTCTTGGGCGTGCCCGTGATGGCCCAGGGGGAGATATTGGGCAACCTCTATCTGGCGGAGAAGGAGGGAGCGGATGCGTTTACGGTAGCGGATCAGGCTGTCATTGAACTGCTGGCGGCACATGCGGCCATCGCCATCCAAATGGCGCGATTGTGGCAGAGTAGCCAGGAACATGAGCAACAACTAGAGCTGCGAGATCGCCAGATGGCCGCGCTGCGTCAGGCGACGCTGGCTATTGTGGGCGAGCTGTCGCTGGAGAAAGTGCTGCAATCGATTGTGGATTCGGCCCGCGAACTGGTCGGCGCGGAGTATGCGGCCCTGGGCGTGCCCAATGCCGATGGGCATTTGGATGCGTTTGTTTTCAGCGGCATGTCCGCGCAGGATGCCGCCCATATTCCCCATTTGCCCCACGGATTAGGGCTGCTGGGAGCCATTATCAGGGATCGCCGCCCAATTCGCATTCCCCGAATTGTCGATGATCCGCGTTCGGTAGGATTTCCGCCCGGTCATCCGCCCATGGATAGCTTTTTGGGACTGCCCATCCTGGTCGGCAGCAAGATTCTGGGTAATTTGTATCTGGCGAATAAGCTGGAGACGGATGCGTTTTCGGCGATGGATCAGGAGATGGTGACGCTGCTGGCGGCACATGCGGCGGTGGCGATCCAGAATGCGCGGTTATATGAGCAGGTGGGGCGGCTGGCGATTGTGGAGGAGCGGTCGCGCATTGGCATGGACCTGCACGACGGGGTGATTCAGTCGATTTATGCGGTGGGGCTGACGCTGGAATCGGCGCGGCTGTCGTTGATGGATGACCCGCAGGACGCGATGACGTTGATTGACGGGGCAATTGAGGGGTTGAATGACGCGATCCGGGATATTCGCAATTTTATTCTGGATTTGCGACCGCGGCGGTTTGAGGGGGACCTGGGGCAAGGATTGGGGAGGTTATCGCGGGAGTTTCAGGCGAATACGATGGTGCCGGTGACTTTGAAAGTGCCGGCAAAAACCATAGCCAGTCTTCCCCCTTCTGTTGCCCGCGCTATGTTCCTCACCGCGCAAGAAGCCCTGGCAAATATCGCCCGTCATGCCCGCGCGCGCCACGTTGCCATCACCGTCACCTGGGAAGTGCGGAGAGTAACGCTGATGGTCACGGACGACGGGCGGGGATTCAACGTCAAGAGCCGCGTCCACGCCACGGGGCACGGGCTTTCTAACATGCGTGCCCGTGCCGAAGAGCAAGGTGGTTCCTTCACCATTGATTCCGCGCCGGGGCAAGGGACTACGATCTGCCTGGAACTCCCTCTCTAGTGGCGTACATCGCCTGGAAACGAACGCCTTCCCCTTTTAGACATTCTCCGTAAACCCAG
Coding sequences within:
- a CDS encoding GAF domain-containing sensor histidine kinase; translation: MPDTEMVSPSALQALHEAALAIAANTFSLPDVLNQIVASARQLGGARYAALGIPGKSGEMATFVYAGMPAEDAAHIPHFPLGEGLLGALLREPTAIRTSRISDDPRSAGFPTGHPRMENFLGVPVMAQGEILGNLYLAEKEGADAFTVADQAVIELLAAHAAIAIQMARLWQSSQEHEQQLELRDRQMAALRQATLAIVGELSLEKVLQSIVDSARELVGAEYAALGVPNADGHLDAFVFSGMSAQDAAHIPHLPHGLGLLGAIIRDRRPIRIPRIVDDPRSVGFPPGHPPMDSFLGLPILVGSKILGNLYLANKLETDAFSAMDQEMVTLLAAHAAVAIQNARLYEQVGRLAIVEERSRIGMDLHDGVIQSIYAVGLTLESARLSLMDDPQDAMTLIDGAIEGLNDAIRDIRNFILDLRPRRFEGDLGQGLGRLSREFQANTMVPVTLKVPAKTIASLPPSVARAMFLTAQEALANIARHARARHVAITVTWEVRRVTLMVTDDGRGFNVKSRVHATGHGLSNMRARAEEQGGSFTIDSAPGQGTTICLELPL